The Nakamurella alba genome has a window encoding:
- a CDS encoding CPBP family intramembrane glutamic endopeptidase encodes MTSASVPAAPEFREPRRDTPNAIRVEIAIVLLITLGMSGLRSIVSIIEDQIRAAQAGQQLSSQAVAVVAPQSDLNWIDLIRQLLSITQAVTWGVLGLYLLWRSGLAVKERFGLDLRHPWRDLASGAGLAAFIGVPGLGLYLVSHALGFSLTVVGSNLTDTWWRLPVSILAAIENGFLEEVLVVAYLITRLQDLRVRLWVAVAASALLRGSYHLYQGYGGFVGNAIMGVIFALVFLRWRRLWPLVIAHSLIDIVVFVAYPLLQGKVSWLP; translated from the coding sequence ATGACCAGCGCATCCGTGCCCGCTGCCCCGGAGTTCCGGGAGCCCCGACGGGACACCCCCAACGCGATCCGTGTCGAGATCGCGATCGTCCTGCTCATCACCCTCGGCATGTCCGGGCTGCGCTCGATCGTCTCGATCATCGAGGACCAGATCCGGGCCGCGCAGGCCGGGCAGCAGCTGTCCTCGCAGGCGGTCGCGGTGGTCGCGCCGCAGTCCGACCTGAACTGGATCGACCTGATCCGGCAGCTGTTGTCGATCACCCAGGCGGTCACCTGGGGAGTGCTGGGCCTGTACCTGCTGTGGCGGTCCGGGCTGGCGGTCAAGGAGCGGTTCGGGCTGGACCTGCGCCACCCGTGGCGCGACCTGGCGAGCGGCGCCGGTCTGGCCGCGTTCATCGGCGTCCCGGGACTCGGTCTGTACCTGGTCTCGCACGCCCTGGGCTTCTCGCTGACGGTGGTCGGCTCGAACCTCACCGACACCTGGTGGCGACTCCCGGTGTCGATCCTCGCCGCGATCGAGAACGGTTTCCTGGAAGAGGTTCTCGTTGTCGCCTACCTGATCACCCGGCTGCAGGACCTGCGGGTCCGGCTGTGGGTCGCGGTCGCCGCGTCGGCGCTGCTGCGCGGCTCGTACCACCTCTACCAGGGGTACGGCGGGTTCGTCGGCAACGCGATCATGGGCGTGATCTTCGCGCTGGTGTTCCTGCGGTGGCGGCGGCTCTGGCCACTGGTGATCGCGCACTCGCTGATCGACATCGTGGTCTTCGTCGCCTACCCGCTGCTGCAGGGGAAGGTCAGCTGGCTGCCCTGA
- a CDS encoding DUF5926 family protein: protein MSKKSSTRSARATAPEGEAAVNPRSPCPCGSGRRYKACHGSADAAELIVVRPYEGLAGETELIALREFVPSATVPLELKDAGEDSPTVTLATVLPGAAAALTRADGSILLGLQVQTHSGDLARDLGAALEWALQAGPSQVLPVTGRATAGPRFGDLVVDAPFDVTVYEDFSWWLEEEPEQGGEVALSLERANAAIMPTARVAEQPGAYWVDAGEKAHLRWVRPEDETPLMAALARLSAAGELDLGEGSRYVGSFRAHGRLVPVWDLDRDAHASEWDTPALAFAGRLEKALAVEAPLTDDERRARDGILTRQFTLR, encoded by the coding sequence GTGTCCAAGAAGTCCTCGACCAGGTCCGCCCGTGCCACCGCTCCCGAGGGCGAGGCTGCGGTCAACCCGCGCAGCCCCTGCCCGTGCGGTTCCGGCCGCCGTTACAAGGCATGCCACGGATCGGCCGACGCCGCCGAGCTGATCGTCGTCCGCCCGTACGAGGGCCTGGCCGGCGAGACCGAGCTGATCGCGCTGCGCGAGTTCGTGCCGTCCGCGACGGTGCCACTGGAGCTGAAGGACGCGGGCGAGGACAGCCCGACCGTCACCCTCGCGACCGTGCTGCCCGGCGCGGCCGCCGCGCTGACCCGCGCCGACGGCTCGATCCTGCTGGGTCTGCAGGTGCAGACGCACTCCGGCGATCTGGCCCGCGATCTCGGTGCGGCGCTGGAGTGGGCGCTGCAGGCCGGGCCGTCGCAGGTGCTGCCGGTCACCGGCCGGGCCACCGCCGGCCCGCGGTTCGGCGACCTGGTCGTCGACGCCCCGTTCGACGTCACCGTGTACGAGGACTTCTCCTGGTGGCTCGAGGAGGAGCCGGAGCAGGGCGGCGAGGTGGCGCTCTCGCTGGAGCGGGCCAACGCCGCGATCATGCCGACCGCGCGGGTCGCCGAACAGCCGGGCGCCTACTGGGTCGACGCCGGTGAGAAGGCGCACCTGCGCTGGGTGCGACCGGAGGACGAGACCCCGTTGATGGCCGCGCTGGCCCGGCTCTCCGCCGCAGGCGAGCTCGATCTCGGCGAGGGATCCCGCTACGTCGGGTCGTTCCGGGCGCACGGCCGGCTGGTGCCGGTGTGGGACCTGGACCGGGACGCGCACGCCAGCGAATGGGACACCCCGGCGCTCGCCTTCGCCGGCCGGCTGGAGAAGGCGCTGGCCGTCGAGGCACCGCTGACCGACGACGAGCGACGGGCCCGGGACGGCATCCTGACCCGGCAGTTCACCCTGCGCTGA
- a CDS encoding SDR family oxidoreductase → MTDDRSAADHTGAGRDDRQLPPLPNLRPLLSLRPFEWPPPAPAPVANDVADGVHTNGHHHSEPFDDDFPEAAAPTGTDGDEIAEAAVSETTVVPETGQSPIPVAADPTVRIPADVVRAADTPSAATAGRRHRRRRTDDDTPERFSATRSSHHRADPAHGGRALIIGGSGAVGSLIAAGLADDGFRVAVHHGQRADRAREISRALSGRGHLAVGADLTDPDAVERMFDAVDQHFDGIDVVVHAAGTPRSTDIGAASAAWGEAWATALSVELLGAALVAQAAARSFAGRGQGGRLVLLADQGRAGTGVAMDRALSQGIAGLGAGLAVELQGQGIRVAVLSSGPSAGSDGWDPAEVASLVCRISSGPPGGPSGAVVTID, encoded by the coding sequence ATGACCGACGATCGATCCGCTGCCGACCACACCGGCGCCGGGCGCGACGACCGGCAGCTCCCGCCGCTGCCGAACCTGCGCCCGTTGTTGTCGTTGCGCCCCTTCGAATGGCCACCGCCGGCGCCGGCGCCGGTCGCGAACGATGTCGCCGACGGTGTTCACACCAATGGCCACCACCACAGTGAGCCGTTCGATGACGACTTCCCCGAGGCCGCCGCACCGACCGGTACCGACGGTGACGAGATCGCCGAGGCGGCTGTGAGCGAAACCACAGTCGTGCCCGAAACGGGCCAATCGCCCATCCCGGTGGCCGCCGACCCGACCGTGCGGATCCCGGCCGACGTGGTCCGGGCCGCCGACACCCCGTCGGCGGCGACCGCGGGCCGTCGGCACCGGCGACGGCGCACCGACGACGACACCCCGGAGCGCTTCTCCGCCACCCGCTCGTCGCACCACCGCGCCGACCCCGCCCACGGCGGTCGCGCCCTGATCATCGGCGGGTCCGGTGCCGTCGGTTCGCTGATCGCGGCCGGACTGGCCGACGACGGTTTCCGGGTGGCGGTGCACCACGGCCAGCGCGCGGACCGGGCCCGGGAGATCAGCCGCGCGCTGTCCGGGCGCGGGCATCTCGCCGTCGGAGCGGATCTCACCGATCCGGACGCCGTGGAGCGCATGTTCGACGCCGTGGATCAGCACTTCGACGGGATCGACGTGGTGGTGCACGCCGCCGGCACCCCGCGCAGCACGGACATCGGCGCCGCGTCCGCCGCCTGGGGCGAGGCGTGGGCCACCGCGCTGTCGGTGGAACTGCTGGGTGCCGCCCTGGTGGCGCAGGCCGCCGCCCGCTCGTTCGCCGGCCGCGGGCAGGGGGGCCGACTGGTCCTGCTGGCCGACCAGGGTCGCGCCGGGACCGGTGTCGCGATGGACCGCGCCCTGTCGCAGGGCATCGCCGGACTCGGCGCCGGCCTGGCCGTGGAGCTGCAGGGTCAGGGGATCCGGGTGGCCGTGCTGAGTTCCGGACCGTCGGCCGGCTCGGATGGCTGGGACCCGGCAGAGGTCGCGTCGCTGGTCTGCCGGATCTCGTCCGGTCCGCCGGGCGGGCCCTCGGGCGCCGTCGTGACCATCGACTGA
- a CDS encoding rhodanese-like domain-containing protein, with protein MPSQVPEVGIDQVPADAVLLDVRESDEWEAGHAPGAVHIPMTTLTGRLGEVPEAAPLYVICRSGGRSARVTEFLNANGWESVNVAGGMMEWARAGRPLEGAGSGGAPEII; from the coding sequence ATGCCATCCCAGGTTCCCGAGGTCGGGATCGACCAGGTGCCCGCCGACGCCGTGCTGCTCGACGTGCGCGAGAGCGACGAGTGGGAGGCCGGGCACGCGCCGGGCGCCGTCCACATCCCGATGACCACGCTCACCGGCCGCCTCGGCGAGGTGCCGGAGGCAGCGCCGCTCTACGTCATCTGCCGGTCCGGCGGCCGGTCCGCCCGGGTCACCGAATTCCTCAACGCCAACGGCTGGGAGTCGGTCAACGTCGCCGGCGGGATGATGGAGTGGGCCCGCGCCGGCCGGCCGTTGGAGGGCGCCGGCAGCGGCGGGGCCCCGGAGATCATCTGA
- a CDS encoding LPXTG cell wall anchor domain-containing protein — protein sequence MSFLIRTAAVVSATVLGAGALLAAPALAVPAEGPVYTTDPAAGAAGWLARQLVDGDHMQTDFGGTKYDDQGLTADVILALDSAKVGQDAAAAATGWLADNVRTYVGNGETESYAGALAKTILVADAQGEDPRNFGGVDLVVQLENLHSQTGRYSDVSEYGDYSNAITQSLAIIALNRTTDAAPQDAGASLRSLQCQDGGFALSYDVQPCVSDPDGTAHAIQALNPGESQEAALDYLEGIQQENGGFTAAATGGVPGAVNSNTTGLATAALLKGDRPDPAAAGMQYLTGLQVTVNGDDVGAIAYDGTGFDATTAPRATSQAILGLIGADLNTVDNTDAAAEAPVLEGTDPPTSSSSAPSSSSSAGSSTSPSSSSGSSTSSPSSSSAPVSSTSAPSTPSTSTPATTATTPATSTSESASVSADLGSVAQGGSVTVTVSGFLPGETARVELHSTPIVLGTFLIGADGAGSATVTIPDDAEAGQHEIWVIGETSGVVVTIPVTVEPSLAATGVSSGVTTLGIIGLVTLLLGGSLLLIARRRSVAAGHRHR from the coding sequence ATGTCCTTCCTGATCCGTACCGCCGCGGTCGTGTCCGCGACGGTCCTGGGCGCCGGCGCGCTGCTCGCCGCCCCCGCCCTCGCCGTCCCCGCCGAAGGGCCGGTGTACACCACGGATCCGGCCGCGGGTGCGGCCGGCTGGCTCGCCCGTCAGCTGGTCGACGGTGACCACATGCAGACCGATTTCGGCGGCACGAAGTACGACGACCAGGGACTGACGGCGGACGTCATCCTCGCGCTGGACAGCGCCAAGGTCGGCCAGGACGCCGCCGCGGCCGCCACCGGCTGGCTGGCGGACAACGTCCGGACCTACGTCGGCAACGGCGAGACCGAGTCGTACGCGGGCGCGTTGGCCAAGACCATCCTGGTCGCCGACGCCCAGGGTGAGGACCCGCGCAACTTCGGCGGGGTCGACCTCGTCGTCCAGCTGGAGAACCTGCACTCCCAGACCGGCCGCTACAGCGACGTCTCGGAGTACGGCGACTACAGCAACGCGATCACCCAGTCGCTGGCGATCATCGCGCTGAACCGCACCACCGACGCCGCGCCGCAGGACGCCGGCGCCTCGCTGCGCAGCCTGCAGTGCCAGGACGGCGGGTTCGCCCTCTCCTACGACGTCCAGCCGTGCGTCAGCGATCCCGACGGCACCGCCCACGCGATCCAGGCCCTCAACCCGGGCGAGTCCCAGGAAGCCGCACTCGACTACCTCGAGGGCATCCAGCAGGAGAACGGCGGCTTCACAGCCGCGGCCACCGGCGGCGTGCCGGGTGCGGTCAACAGCAACACCACCGGGCTGGCCACCGCCGCCCTGCTCAAGGGCGACCGCCCGGATCCGGCCGCGGCCGGCATGCAGTACCTGACCGGTCTGCAGGTGACCGTGAACGGCGACGACGTCGGCGCGATCGCCTACGACGGCACCGGTTTCGACGCCACCACCGCCCCGCGTGCCACCTCGCAGGCGATCCTCGGCCTGATCGGCGCCGACCTGAACACGGTCGACAACACCGACGCGGCCGCCGAGGCGCCGGTGCTCGAGGGCACCGACCCGCCGACCAGCTCGAGCAGCGCGCCGAGCTCCAGCAGCTCCGCCGGCTCCAGCACGAGCCCCTCGTCGTCGTCCGGCTCCTCGACGTCGTCCCCGTCCAGCTCCTCCGCTCCGGTGTCCTCGACCTCGGCCCCGTCCACCCCGTCGACGAGCACCCCGGCCACCACCGCGACCACCCCGGCCACCAGCACGTCCGAGTCGGCGTCGGTCTCCGCCGATCTGGGCTCGGTGGCGCAGGGCGGCTCCGTCACGGTCACGGTGAGCGGCTTCCTGCCGGGCGAGACCGCCCGGGTCGAGCTGCACTCCACCCCGATCGTGCTGGGCACCTTCCTGATCGGCGCCGACGGCGCCGGCTCGGCCACCGTCACCATCCCGGACGACGCCGAGGCCGGGCAGCACGAGATCTGGGTGATCGGCGAGACCTCCGGTGTGGTCGTCACCATCCCGGTCACCGTCGAGCCCTCGCTGGCCGCGACCGGCGTCTCCTCCGGCGTCACCACCCTGGGCATCATCGGCCTCGTCACCCTGCTGCTCGGCGGGTCGCTGCTGCTGATCGCCCGTCGTCGCAGCGTGGCCGCGGGACACCGGCACCGATGA
- a CDS encoding putative sodium/potassium/calcium exchanger, with protein MIRTRARNSRARGHHRFRPLLLSLLAAGAAPLLGAAPAAAAAAVPCTAQQVTVVVGSDVSCSGDAANGLAALQSAGHSYAFVPRQPGFVCQIDGQPDPCNGAPSNAYWSYWHAQPGGTWVYSTAGAGSYDPAPGSVEGWAFGAGDPPPIDPPTLAAPPTNPKPTPTQAPAPTTPKPTPTKTTPAPTTRATTPRPTTAPVPTTRTTAAPPTAPSPTTPPTTQAPGTTAPAPPTAPTADPPTADTTAEQTDGGPDTTTTSGTATTGAPSTPSRSPATSAIPPSASSPTRLSHQGSSAPPVPISSTSAPAPSATGSSDTTPSADPSVLPASAATSDENDSSAGTIWGVVVGALAVAGLGTVAVLRSRRSRG; from the coding sequence ATGATCCGCACCCGGGCCAGGAACTCCCGCGCCCGGGGACACCACCGGTTCCGCCCGCTGTTGCTGTCCCTGCTCGCCGCCGGTGCCGCCCCACTCCTCGGGGCGGCACCGGCCGCAGCGGCAGCGGCCGTGCCGTGCACCGCCCAGCAGGTCACCGTTGTCGTCGGGTCCGACGTCAGTTGCAGCGGTGACGCCGCGAACGGCCTCGCTGCCCTGCAGTCGGCCGGCCACAGCTACGCTTTCGTCCCGCGCCAACCGGGCTTCGTCTGCCAGATCGACGGCCAACCGGATCCGTGCAACGGGGCGCCCTCGAACGCCTACTGGTCCTACTGGCACGCCCAGCCCGGCGGTACCTGGGTCTACAGCACCGCAGGAGCCGGCTCGTACGACCCGGCCCCGGGCAGCGTCGAGGGCTGGGCCTTCGGTGCCGGCGACCCGCCGCCGATCGACCCACCGACCCTGGCCGCGCCGCCCACCAACCCGAAGCCCACCCCCACGCAGGCACCGGCGCCGACCACGCCCAAGCCCACCCCCACGAAGACCACTCCGGCTCCGACCACCCGGGCGACGACCCCGCGGCCGACCACCGCCCCGGTTCCGACGACGCGGACCACTGCTGCCCCGCCGACAGCACCGTCTCCCACGACACCGCCGACCACGCAGGCACCTGGCACGACCGCCCCGGCTCCGCCGACGGCGCCGACCGCCGACCCGCCCACGGCCGACACCACTGCCGAGCAGACCGATGGCGGGCCGGACACCACAACGACCTCCGGAACGGCCACCACCGGCGCACCGTCGACGCCGAGCCGCTCCCCCGCTACCTCCGCGATCCCGCCGAGCGCGTCGTCCCCGACCCGGCTCTCGCACCAGGGCAGCTCCGCGCCTCCTGTACCAATCAGCTCGACATCGGCCCCGGCCCCATCGGCCACCGGATCGAGCGACACCACCCCGTCCGCCGATCCGTCGGTCCTGCCCGCGTCGGCGGCCACCTCCGACGAGAACGACTCGTCGGCAGGCACCATCTGGGGTGTGGTGGTCGGAGCGCTCGCGGTCGCGGGACTGGGCACCGTCGCGGTGTTGCGGTCGCGACGGTCCCGCGGGTGA
- a CDS encoding energy-coupling factor transporter transmembrane component T: protein MTAQVRPEAWWIWALCLAATADRTTNPILLATLIAVTWFVVSSCRSREPWAPGWTRGFAAFFKLALVVLAIRTVFHILLGSPTGGPVLFTLPTVHLPDWATGIGIGGPVYADGLLGTLYAALSLAVLLCCVGAAVALADPRRLLAALPGALYEVGVAVVVAMSLAPELLAGAQRVRRARELRGDATAGRGLLRRIRAWARLALPLLADATDRALTLAASMDGRGYGREGGLGRTGRRWTAGLVLVGLGGLVLGIYGLLDTTTPLPVTVLALVIGCGAAVAGLTAGSRRVVRTRYRTDPWTWRDGVVIGSGLVALAGSVVGGLLDAPLDPPDLLALPPLPVLPFVAVLVAALPGLLLPTRVPPVHRAADPEMVTAR, encoded by the coding sequence GTGACGGCGCAGGTCCGTCCGGAGGCGTGGTGGATCTGGGCGTTGTGCCTGGCCGCGACGGCCGACCGGACCACCAACCCGATCCTGCTCGCGACGTTGATCGCGGTGACCTGGTTCGTGGTCAGCAGCTGCCGTTCCCGCGAACCGTGGGCGCCGGGCTGGACGCGCGGGTTCGCCGCCTTCTTCAAGCTGGCCCTGGTCGTGCTGGCCATCAGGACCGTCTTCCACATCCTGCTCGGCTCGCCCACCGGCGGTCCGGTGCTGTTCACCCTGCCGACGGTGCACCTGCCGGACTGGGCCACCGGGATCGGGATCGGCGGGCCGGTGTACGCCGACGGCCTGCTCGGCACGCTGTACGCCGCGCTGTCGCTCGCGGTGCTGCTGTGCTGCGTCGGCGCGGCGGTGGCGCTGGCCGATCCGCGCCGGCTGCTGGCCGCGCTGCCCGGGGCGCTCTACGAGGTCGGCGTCGCGGTGGTGGTCGCCATGTCGTTGGCGCCGGAACTGCTGGCCGGGGCGCAGCGGGTCCGCCGGGCCCGGGAACTGCGCGGTGACGCCACCGCGGGCCGCGGGCTGCTGAGGCGGATCCGCGCCTGGGCCCGGCTGGCGCTGCCGCTGCTCGCCGACGCCACCGACCGCGCGCTCACCCTGGCCGCGTCGATGGACGGGCGCGGGTACGGCCGGGAGGGCGGCCTGGGTCGCACCGGCCGCCGGTGGACGGCCGGCCTGGTGCTGGTCGGGCTGGGCGGTCTGGTGCTGGGGATCTACGGGCTGTTGGACACCACCACCCCGCTGCCGGTGACGGTCCTTGCGCTGGTGATCGGCTGCGGCGCCGCCGTCGCCGGCCTGACCGCCGGGTCGCGCCGGGTGGTCCGTACCCGGTACCGCACCGACCCGTGGACCTGGCGGGACGGTGTGGTCATCGGGTCCGGGCTGGTCGCGCTGGCCGGGTCGGTCGTCGGTGGCCTGCTCGACGCCCCGCTCGACCCGCCGGACCTGCTGGCCCTGCCGCCGCTGCCGGTGCTGCCGTTCGTCGCCGTGCTGGTCGCCGCGCTGCCCGGACTGCTGCTGCCGACCCGGGTGCCGCCGGTGCACCGGGCCGCCGATCCGGAGATGGTGACCGCCCGATGA
- a CDS encoding ABC transporter ATP-binding protein has protein sequence MIRFDGVSVRYDGATRDTLRGVDLEIPDGEFCLVVGPTGAGKSTLLGLVNGHVPHFTGGTVTGRVRVDGRDTRQSRPRDLADVVGVVVQDPRRGFVTDRVDDELAYTMESLALPPEVMRRRVEDTVDLLGLAEFRHRPLATLSGGQQQRVAIGAALTAHPSVLVLDEPTSALDPAAAEEVLAALHRLVHDVGITVLLAEHRLERVVGDVDAVILVQPDGHVWHGPPGPVMDISPVVPPVVELGRWAGWSPLPLTVRDARRRAAPLREQVTAPARQADTAGTGVIGLLKLSAGHDGRTPVAGPLTVTAGSGEIIGLMGRNGAGKSTLLWTIAAALTPISGSVLVGGADPRTLPPADRRRSVALVPQQPGDLLYQRSAAAELRQSDADAARPPGTTAALFAELAPGADADLHPRDLSEGQRLALALSIQMAAQPRLLLLDEPTRGLDYPAKQRLSTLLRQWSADGVTVLLASHDVEFVAGVCRRVLILADGRLIDDGPTASVVTASPTYAPQVAKIMAPVPVLTVDELRAGMPS, from the coding sequence ATGATCCGCTTCGACGGCGTCTCCGTCCGCTACGACGGCGCCACCCGGGACACCCTGCGCGGCGTCGACCTGGAGATCCCGGACGGTGAGTTCTGTCTGGTCGTCGGGCCGACCGGCGCCGGCAAGTCGACACTGCTGGGGCTGGTCAACGGGCACGTCCCGCACTTCACCGGCGGCACGGTCACCGGCCGGGTGCGGGTGGACGGCCGGGACACCAGGCAGTCCCGCCCGCGGGACCTCGCCGACGTGGTCGGCGTGGTGGTGCAGGACCCGCGGCGCGGGTTCGTCACCGACCGGGTGGACGACGAGCTCGCCTACACGATGGAGTCGCTGGCGCTGCCGCCCGAGGTGATGCGCCGCCGGGTCGAGGACACGGTGGACCTGTTGGGGCTGGCCGAGTTCCGGCACCGGCCGCTGGCCACCCTCTCCGGCGGGCAGCAGCAGCGGGTGGCGATCGGCGCCGCGCTGACCGCGCACCCGTCGGTACTGGTGCTCGACGAGCCCACCAGCGCACTGGATCCCGCCGCGGCCGAGGAGGTGCTGGCCGCCCTGCACCGCCTGGTGCACGACGTCGGCATCACCGTGCTGCTGGCCGAGCACCGACTCGAAAGGGTCGTCGGTGATGTGGATGCGGTGATCCTGGTGCAGCCCGACGGGCACGTCTGGCACGGCCCGCCCGGCCCGGTCATGGACATCTCCCCGGTGGTACCGCCGGTGGTGGAGCTCGGACGCTGGGCCGGCTGGTCCCCGCTGCCGCTCACCGTGCGGGACGCCCGGCGCCGCGCGGCGCCGTTGCGCGAGCAGGTCACCGCCCCGGCCCGTCAGGCCGACACCGCCGGCACGGGAGTCATCGGCCTGCTGAAGCTCTCGGCCGGACACGACGGTCGCACGCCGGTCGCCGGACCGCTGACCGTCACCGCCGGCAGCGGGGAGATCATCGGCCTGATGGGACGCAACGGCGCCGGGAAGTCGACACTGCTGTGGACGATCGCCGCTGCGCTGACACCGATCTCGGGCTCGGTGCTGGTCGGCGGTGCTGACCCGCGGACGCTGCCGCCCGCCGACCGGCGCCGGTCCGTCGCCCTGGTCCCGCAGCAGCCGGGCGATCTGTTGTACCAGCGGAGTGCCGCCGCGGAGCTCCGGCAGTCGGACGCCGATGCCGCCCGGCCGCCCGGCACCACGGCAGCGCTGTTCGCCGAGCTGGCACCGGGCGCCGACGCCGACCTGCACCCGCGTGACCTGTCCGAGGGGCAGCGGCTGGCCCTTGCGCTGTCGATTCAGATGGCCGCGCAGCCGCGCCTGCTGCTGCTCGACGAGCCCACTCGCGGGCTGGACTACCCGGCAAAGCAACGACTCTCGACCCTGCTCCGGCAGTGGTCGGCCGACGGCGTCACCGTGCTGCTGGCCAGTCATGACGTCGAGTTCGTCGCCGGCGTCTGCCGCCGGGTGCTGATCCTGGCCGACGGCCGCCTGATCGACGACGGCCCGACCGCGTCCGTGGTGACCGCCTCCCCGACCTATGCACCGCAGGTCGCGAAGATCATGGCGCCGGTGCCGGTGCTCACCGTCGACGAGCTGCGAGCCGGGATGCCGTCATGA